A single Sphingobium sp. JS3065 DNA region contains:
- a CDS encoding NAD-dependent epimerase/dehydratase family protein: protein MRIAVVGARGFVGRHLTRFLSNQGINAVLISRNEVASGTFGTAIAGCDALVNCAGNKEGLGTSAREANVELPLRLLAAVIAADIPAMIQVSSVAALASSSGPGEIVTDNFAGWPTGVYGRSKREGDDALLQAAYERSYSALVVLRPPILIGPDAGGVFALLRSAARAGIPLPLHGIENRRSFMHVDNFAAAILAAARARCSGAFIVTDSPPLSSADLYARMLAAVGYQRRLFSIGRSGRAILRNAMGRRGESLFGDAAYSGARFEAAVQVAWPIPASMIVERALEGIEP, encoded by the coding sequence ATGCGCATTGCCGTCGTGGGCGCCCGTGGATTCGTTGGCCGACATCTCACCCGTTTCCTGTCAAATCAAGGAATAAACGCTGTGCTGATCAGCCGCAATGAAGTGGCATCGGGAACTTTCGGCACGGCGATCGCTGGATGCGATGCGCTGGTCAATTGCGCTGGCAATAAGGAGGGCCTCGGCACCTCCGCAAGGGAGGCGAATGTCGAACTGCCGCTCCGCCTTCTCGCCGCCGTGATTGCCGCCGATATTCCTGCTATGATCCAAGTCAGCAGCGTGGCCGCGCTTGCTAGCAGCAGCGGCCCCGGTGAGATAGTGACTGACAACTTTGCAGGTTGGCCGACCGGCGTCTATGGCCGTAGCAAGCGGGAAGGTGACGATGCCCTGCTGCAGGCCGCTTACGAGCGTAGTTATAGCGCGCTTGTCGTGCTGCGACCGCCAATCTTGATCGGGCCCGACGCCGGTGGTGTGTTTGCATTGCTGCGCTCAGCTGCGCGGGCGGGCATTCCGCTGCCGCTCCATGGGATAGAAAACCGGCGCAGCTTTATGCATGTGGACAACTTTGCCGCCGCAATTCTTGCGGCGGCAAGGGCCCGCTGTTCTGGAGCCTTCATCGTCACTGATTCACCGCCGCTGTCGAGCGCTGATTTATATGCACGGATGCTTGCTGCTGTAGGTTACCAACGGCGTTTGTTTTCCATCGGCAGATCGGGCCGTGCGATACTGCGCAACGCAATGGGCCGCCGCGGCGAAAGTCTGTTTGGTGATGCAGCGTACTCGGGTGCCCGCTTTGAGGCAGCTGTCCAAGTCGCCTGGCCTATTCCGGCCTCGATGATCGTTGAAAGGGCATTGGAGGGGATTGAACCTTAA
- a CDS encoding sugar transferase: MKRVFDLAASLILFLPAVAICIIAAFLSWCEFRANPLFIQWRVGRGQQPFQIYKIRTMPPNTGDLPSHHAPIVTISRLSRLIRKFKADELPQLICVIRGDMSLVGPRPGLPSHSELIAERAARGVFSARPGITGLAQIQGVDMSDPSRLAALDSEYVRTRSMALDFNILAQTIYGRGHGDARAA, encoded by the coding sequence ATGAAGCGTGTGTTTGATCTGGCGGCTTCACTGATCCTGTTCTTGCCGGCGGTAGCCATTTGCATCATCGCGGCGTTTCTCTCGTGGTGCGAATTTCGCGCGAACCCGCTATTCATCCAATGGCGGGTGGGCAGGGGTCAGCAACCCTTCCAGATCTATAAGATTCGTACCATGCCGCCGAATACCGGCGATCTGCCGTCGCATCACGCTCCCATCGTCACCATCTCACGATTGAGCAGGCTGATCCGCAAGTTCAAAGCCGACGAATTGCCCCAGCTAATCTGTGTGATCCGCGGAGACATGAGTCTCGTCGGCCCGCGCCCCGGTCTACCCTCACATAGCGAACTAATCGCCGAGCGCGCGGCGCGCGGCGTATTCTCAGCTCGCCCCGGCATTACGGGGCTAGCGCAGATCCAGGGCGTGGACATGTCCGACCCGTCACGTCTTGCCGCGCTAGACAGCGAATATGTCCGCACCCGTTCGATGGCATTGGACTTTAACATCCTCGCTCAGACCATTTACGGACGGGGACATGGCGATGCACGGGCGGCTTAA
- a CDS encoding IS1380-like element ISSp1 family transposase produces the protein MNDDIASSFGFPAVGRKKITAAFDGGRLTSDGGVLLLAQAERAMGICQRLAACIADPRDPARVIHRLDDILRARVFAIACGYEDADDLDALRDDPGFRLALGKLPESGAGLASQPTMSRWENAPTTRELASMMAAMIDIYCASYPAPPTAVTLDIDDTCDVVHGYQQLSFWNGHHGERCFLPIHIYDTATGRPVAMLLRTGKTPSGKEAAGHIRRLVRHLRRNWPDTHITIRGDGHYGRPEVMAYCDAARVDYVFGLPTNSALRADPAIVAVADACAVKRAQRQCPVLRNYAETRYGAKTWKCQRRVVARIEASTLGMDIRYVVTSLATGSAEHIYDTLYCARGQAENLIKRHKSQLASDRTSCRSANANQMRLILHTAAYWLLWRIQQAMPRTAALASAEFTTLRLRLLKVAARVVESASRIRIAFASACPDADLFRALVLRLKPAPT, from the coding sequence ATGAACGATGATATCGCAAGCTCATTTGGATTCCCAGCAGTCGGCCGCAAGAAAATCACAGCTGCGTTCGACGGTGGCCGGCTTACCTCGGATGGCGGTGTTCTACTGCTTGCACAGGCCGAGCGCGCGATGGGGATTTGCCAGCGCCTGGCGGCTTGTATTGCCGATCCGCGCGATCCAGCGCGGGTGATCCATCGCCTGGATGACATTCTGCGTGCCCGTGTGTTCGCGATTGCGTGCGGCTATGAGGATGCCGATGATCTCGATGCTCTGCGCGACGATCCAGGCTTCCGCCTGGCGCTCGGCAAGCTGCCGGAATCGGGCGCGGGGCTGGCCAGCCAACCGACGATGAGCCGGTGGGAAAATGCACCGACTACGCGCGAACTGGCCAGCATGATGGCCGCGATGATCGACATCTACTGCGCCAGCTATCCCGCCCCTCCGACAGCGGTCACGCTGGATATCGACGACACGTGCGACGTCGTGCATGGCTATCAACAGCTCTCGTTCTGGAACGGGCATCATGGGGAGCGCTGCTTCCTACCGATCCATATCTACGACACCGCGACCGGCAGGCCGGTGGCCATGCTGCTGCGCACAGGCAAGACGCCTTCTGGAAAGGAGGCGGCGGGGCACATCCGACGCCTGGTGCGTCACCTGCGCCGTAATTGGCCCGATACCCACATCACTATCCGCGGCGACGGGCACTATGGTCGACCCGAGGTCATGGCCTACTGCGATGCGGCCCGCGTCGATTACGTGTTCGGCCTGCCCACCAATTCAGCGCTGCGCGCCGATCCCGCCATTGTTGCGGTCGCCGATGCCTGCGCGGTCAAGCGCGCCCAGCGTCAGTGTCCCGTCCTGCGCAACTATGCCGAGACCCGCTATGGGGCAAAGACCTGGAAGTGCCAGCGTCGCGTCGTTGCACGGATCGAGGCCAGCACGCTGGGCATGGACATCCGCTATGTCGTCACCTCGTTGGCAACAGGATCGGCCGAGCACATCTACGACACGCTCTACTGCGCGCGTGGTCAGGCCGAGAACCTGATCAAGCGCCACAAGTCCCAGCTCGCCAGCGACCGAACCTCGTGCCGCTCGGCCAATGCCAATCAGATGCGCCTGATACTGCACACTGCCGCATACTGGCTGCTATGGCGCATCCAGCAGGCGATGCCCAGGACCGCTGCTCTGGCAAGCGCGGAGTTTACCACCTTGCGCCTGCGGCTGCTCAAGGTCGCTGCGCGCGTCGTAGAAAGTGCTAGCCGCATCCGCATTGCCTTCGCTTCCGCCTGTCCGGATGCCGACCTGTTCCGCGCCCTCGTTCTCCGGCTGAAGCCTGCGCCGACGTAG
- a CDS encoding O-antigen ligase family protein encodes MGQVVTRSVAWLTLVIAILCGLKPDIIKTGAVAWLFLAALLLVLLQLVPLPPAVWTLLPGRGPFLESALGAPPWRPWAIVPWATMNAASSLIVPVVTFYLLSVLNDDERERLPGILLGMIFLSALVGLWQFCGFSFNHPLVNDTDGSVSSIFANRNHFALFLAMGCLVAPVWAFSGQQGRHWRAPVAFALVILFALTILATGSRSGILTGLLAIGMGLMFSWRDIRHAFRRAPPWVFPVLVVAIIGIIALLVLISIAADRAESINRAIELDPGEDMRRRGLPTVLAMIGAYFPVGTGFGSFDPMFRIYEPLELLKRTYFNHAHNDFLEILLDGGLPALVLLLVALGWYIRASIRAWRADPAYYGLARIGSGMLLLILVASVFDYPARTPIFMAIIVIAAIWLGQGASRIALRR; translated from the coding sequence ATGGGTCAGGTCGTGACTCGCTCGGTCGCATGGCTGACGCTGGTCATCGCGATCCTGTGCGGCCTGAAGCCGGACATTATTAAAACCGGAGCGGTGGCATGGTTGTTCCTGGCGGCGCTCCTGCTCGTTCTGCTACAGCTGGTGCCGCTACCACCCGCTGTCTGGACGCTGTTACCGGGCCGCGGACCGTTTCTCGAAAGTGCTCTTGGCGCTCCGCCCTGGCGTCCCTGGGCGATCGTGCCATGGGCCACGATGAATGCGGCATCCTCGCTCATTGTTCCTGTGGTCACGTTCTATCTTCTGAGCGTTCTTAACGATGATGAAAGGGAGCGTCTCCCGGGTATTCTGCTCGGCATGATCTTTCTGTCGGCGCTGGTCGGATTGTGGCAGTTTTGCGGATTTTCCTTCAACCATCCCTTGGTCAACGACACGGATGGAAGCGTCAGCAGCATCTTTGCCAATCGCAACCATTTTGCCCTTTTCCTGGCGATGGGATGCCTTGTTGCACCTGTCTGGGCCTTTTCGGGACAGCAGGGCCGTCATTGGCGGGCGCCTGTCGCATTCGCCCTCGTCATCCTATTTGCGCTGACCATTCTTGCGACAGGATCAAGATCCGGGATCCTGACGGGCCTTCTGGCCATCGGGATGGGACTGATGTTCAGCTGGCGCGACATCCGGCACGCGTTTCGCCGCGCGCCACCTTGGGTATTCCCGGTGTTGGTCGTCGCAATCATCGGCATCATCGCGCTTCTTGTCCTGATCAGTATTGCTGCTGACCGGGCTGAATCCATCAATCGCGCCATCGAGCTGGACCCCGGAGAGGACATGCGCCGCCGCGGGCTTCCCACCGTACTGGCCATGATCGGCGCCTATTTCCCGGTAGGAACGGGCTTTGGCAGTTTCGATCCGATGTTTCGGATATATGAACCGCTTGAGCTGTTGAAGCGAACCTATTTCAATCATGCGCATAATGATTTTCTGGAGATCCTGCTCGATGGCGGATTGCCCGCGCTGGTGCTGCTTCTCGTGGCGCTGGGATGGTATATCCGCGCGAGCATTCGAGCATGGCGGGCCGATCCGGCCTATTATGGATTGGCCCGGATCGGGTCGGGAATGCTGCTCCTGATTCTTGTCGCCAGTGTTTTCGATTACCCGGCACGAACCCCCATTTTTATGGCGATTATTGTGATTGCTGCGATTTGGCTCGGTCAGGGCGCATCACGCATCGCTTTACGCAGGTAG
- a CDS encoding polysaccharide biosynthesis/export family protein, translated as MPPPQPSGQLTVVPDSQGLPAPHRSDLGAADRPALIGPLDTIGVDIFNVPELSREMQVDASGRISMPLIGTVDARNKTADELARTIENALKGRYVRNPQVTVNIKSSVSQVVTVDGEVTEPGLYPVTNQMTLMRVIASAKGLNEFAKQEQVVILRTVDNQRMAGLYDLGAIRRGAYVDPPIYANDVVIVGDSPERRLFRDIVSLAPLVAAPLVAILR; from the coding sequence ATGCCTCCGCCCCAGCCGAGCGGGCAGCTGACGGTCGTGCCGGACAGCCAGGGGCTTCCAGCCCCCCATCGCAGCGATCTGGGCGCGGCTGACCGGCCGGCCCTCATCGGTCCGCTCGACACGATCGGCGTGGACATTTTCAATGTTCCCGAGCTCAGCCGGGAAATGCAGGTCGATGCAAGCGGGCGCATTTCCATGCCGCTTATCGGCACGGTCGATGCCCGCAACAAGACCGCCGACGAACTGGCGCGGACCATCGAGAATGCGCTCAAGGGGCGCTATGTTCGCAATCCCCAGGTGACGGTCAATATCAAGAGTTCGGTCAGCCAGGTGGTCACGGTCGATGGCGAGGTGACCGAACCGGGGCTCTATCCTGTCACCAACCAGATGACGCTGATGCGGGTCATCGCCTCGGCCAAGGGTCTCAACGAGTTCGCCAAGCAGGAACAGGTGGTGATCCTGCGCACGGTCGACAACCAGCGCATGGCTGGCCTGTACGACCTCGGCGCGATCCGCCGTGGGGCTTATGTCGATCCGCCCATTTATGCCAATGACGTGGTGATCGTTGGCGATTCCCCGGAACGCCGGCTGTTCCGCGACATCGTTTCCCTGGCGCCTCTGGTCGCCGCTCCGCTTGTCGCCATCTTGCGCTGA
- a CDS encoding GumC family protein, which produces MNSIVSKLGGDTALAALHQSQSEEASVPILRQYLRMAMRWRYVILGAVAICFLIGLVVTLLMTPQYTASSTIEISRESDKVTDLQGVERDASIADQEFYQTQYGLLQSRSLSERVAAELKLIDSPKFFEMFDFESEDPAFKLVNGRFAPAGRATRQRVAGEILRKHLSVNPTRLSRLVDVSFTSPDAAFSAKVANVWAQNFIQTNLDRKIQATSYGRNLLQGQLAQLKQKLDESQRQLVSYASHAKIINLPAQSGSGDSSAERSIVVDDLAALNGALAQATANRIAAQTRYEESGKAGASAQALSNTAINGLRQRRAELAAEYQRLMTQFEPGYPAADAVKAQIDQLDSSIAKEEGRVSNSQLADYRQAQEQEQALKAKVEQLKGDYLDQRRRSIQYNIYQQEVDTNQALYDGLLQRYKEIGVAGGVGVNNIAVVDPAQAPKLPSSPRLLINLAIAILAGLGIGAALAFGLEQIDEGITDPAEVKRALGLPLLGSIPKVDAAPRDILLDRKSDLVDAYLAVQTNLSFSTDHGVPRAFAVTSTRPSEGKSTTCLALASTLARAGKNIILVDGDMRNPSIHQLGGVANRRGLSNFLSGEDDIASLLFSMEDLGFVAMSAGPLPPNAAELLTGDRLAHLIGRLLETYDHVIIDSPPVMGLADAALIATRVEGVIYAVESHGIRTNLVKDAIGRLLTANVRIIGSVLTKFDAKKAHYGYGYGYEYGYSYGRKTEAQAA; this is translated from the coding sequence ATGAATAGCATTGTTTCCAAGCTTGGCGGCGACACGGCATTGGCTGCGCTGCATCAGTCGCAATCCGAAGAAGCTTCGGTCCCCATCCTGCGCCAGTATCTGCGGATGGCCATGCGATGGCGCTATGTCATCCTGGGGGCAGTCGCGATCTGCTTCCTGATTGGGCTGGTGGTCACGCTTTTGATGACCCCCCAATATACGGCGTCCTCTACCATCGAGATCTCGCGGGAATCGGACAAGGTCACCGATCTGCAAGGGGTCGAGCGCGATGCGAGCATTGCCGACCAGGAATTCTACCAGACGCAATATGGATTGCTGCAGTCCCGCTCGCTCTCAGAACGCGTTGCAGCCGAGCTCAAGCTCATCGATTCCCCGAAATTTTTCGAGATGTTCGATTTCGAGAGCGAAGACCCTGCCTTCAAGCTGGTCAATGGGCGCTTTGCACCCGCCGGCCGCGCGACCCGGCAGCGCGTGGCAGGTGAAATTCTCCGCAAGCATCTGAGCGTCAATCCTACGCGGCTGTCACGTCTGGTAGATGTGAGTTTCACCAGTCCAGATGCTGCTTTTTCCGCGAAGGTCGCCAATGTCTGGGCCCAGAATTTCATCCAGACCAATCTCGACCGCAAGATCCAGGCGACGTCCTATGGCCGCAATCTTCTGCAGGGCCAATTGGCCCAGCTCAAGCAGAAGCTAGATGAATCCCAACGCCAACTGGTATCCTATGCGTCGCACGCGAAAATCATCAATCTGCCCGCCCAATCGGGCAGTGGGGATTCAAGCGCCGAGCGATCCATCGTGGTCGATGATCTGGCGGCCCTCAACGGCGCGCTCGCGCAGGCTACCGCCAACCGGATCGCGGCGCAGACCCGCTATGAGGAAAGTGGCAAGGCCGGGGCGTCCGCCCAGGCGCTGAGCAACACCGCGATCAACGGTCTGCGGCAACGCCGGGCCGAACTGGCGGCCGAATATCAGCGGCTGATGACGCAGTTCGAGCCGGGATATCCTGCCGCTGACGCGGTGAAGGCGCAGATAGACCAGCTCGATAGCAGCATCGCGAAAGAGGAAGGCCGCGTCTCCAATTCGCAATTGGCTGACTATCGCCAGGCCCAAGAACAGGAACAGGCTCTCAAAGCGAAGGTCGAGCAACTTAAGGGAGACTATCTCGACCAGCGCCGCAGGAGCATCCAGTATAATATCTATCAGCAAGAGGTCGATACCAACCAGGCCCTCTATGATGGCTTGCTGCAGCGATACAAGGAGATCGGCGTAGCCGGCGGTGTAGGCGTCAATAATATCGCTGTCGTTGATCCGGCGCAGGCGCCTAAGCTGCCCTCGAGCCCCAGGCTACTCATCAATCTTGCAATCGCCATTCTGGCGGGTCTCGGGATCGGCGCTGCCCTCGCATTCGGTCTTGAGCAGATCGACGAAGGGATCACTGACCCCGCAGAGGTCAAGCGAGCGCTCGGGCTGCCGTTGCTGGGTTCCATTCCCAAGGTGGACGCGGCGCCCAGAGACATCCTGCTCGACCGCAAATCGGATCTGGTGGATGCCTATCTTGCAGTACAGACCAATCTGTCCTTTTCGACGGATCATGGCGTTCCCCGTGCCTTCGCCGTCACCTCGACGCGCCCGAGCGAAGGCAAGTCGACAACGTGCCTTGCGCTGGCCTCCACGCTGGCCCGCGCCGGGAAAAACATCATCCTGGTCGATGGTGACATGCGGAATCCGTCCATCCATCAACTGGGGGGTGTTGCGAACCGGCGTGGTCTCAGCAATTTCCTGAGCGGGGAAGACGATATCGCGTCGCTGCTGTTCTCGATGGAGGATCTGGGTTTCGTGGCCATGTCAGCCGGGCCGCTTCCGCCCAATGCAGCGGAGCTTTTGACCGGCGATCGCCTCGCGCATCTGATAGGCCGCCTGCTTGAAACCTATGACCATGTGATTATCGATTCCCCGCCGGTCATGGGTCTGGCGGACGCGGCGCTCATCGCCACAAGGGTGGAAGGCGTCATTTACGCTGTGGAGTCGCATGGCATCCGCACCAATCTTGTCAAGGATGCGATCGGTCGTCTTCTCACGGCCAACGTCCGGATCATCGGTAGTGTTCTGACGAAGTTCGATGCGAAGAAGGCGCATTATGGCTACGGCTATGGCTATGAATATGGCTACAGCTATGGCCGCAAGACTGAAGCCCAAGCGGCCTGA
- a CDS encoding glycine zipper 2TM domain-containing protein, protein MGKQFMGLVSAMAVGLTLVSGVADAKPSHHRKDDRARYEWRGNQRNWEPSRSYRSGNYRERRLGRNDQIFRGHDGRAYCRRSDGTTGLVIGGVGGALLANLVGGKTLGTIAGGVGGALLGREIDRGKVKCR, encoded by the coding sequence ATGGGAAAGCAATTTATGGGTCTGGTATCGGCGATGGCCGTGGGCCTCACGCTCGTTTCAGGGGTGGCGGATGCCAAGCCTTCCCATCATCGGAAAGACGACAGGGCGCGCTACGAGTGGCGCGGCAACCAGCGCAATTGGGAGCCATCGCGCAGCTACCGGAGCGGCAATTATCGCGAGCGCCGTCTTGGCCGTAATGACCAGATCTTCCGGGGTCATGATGGCCGCGCTTATTGCCGTCGTTCCGATGGGACGACCGGGCTTGTCATTGGCGGCGTTGGGGGCGCGCTCCTGGCGAATCTTGTCGGGGGCAAGACGCTCGGCACGATTGCAGGCGGCGTGGGCGGCGCGCTTCTTGGCCGCGAAATCGATCGCGGCAAGGTGAAGTGCCGGTAA
- a CDS encoding MucR family transcriptional regulator, which produces MADETSSDITTLTVQLLSAFVSKNSVPSDQLAELIKTTRAALTQDITPSPDASVAKEYTPAVSVRKSLASPDHILSLIDGKPYKTLKRHLATNGLTPDEYRLRYKLPASYPMVAPSYSQARRAVAQKLRLGHKTSAVSPPPQPSETTAHADPARAAIETSPAPSAVTASPRAQPPQTPASARKPRASKLRLSFKMAEQEKPKSAGEESGSTPASTDDKSAVPGPTRSPVRSAGRRPTKRRSPTKTMG; this is translated from the coding sequence ATGGCAGATGAGACCAGTTCCGACATTACCACCCTCACCGTCCAATTGCTGAGCGCCTTTGTCTCGAAGAACAGCGTGCCGAGCGATCAACTCGCGGAATTGATCAAAACGACACGCGCGGCACTGACGCAGGACATCACACCATCCCCGGACGCCAGCGTCGCGAAAGAATATACGCCCGCTGTTTCGGTCCGCAAAAGCCTTGCCTCGCCTGACCATATCTTGAGCCTGATCGACGGGAAGCCCTACAAGACTTTGAAGCGGCATCTGGCGACAAACGGATTGACGCCTGACGAATATCGCCTCCGCTACAAATTGCCGGCGAGCTATCCCATGGTAGCGCCGAGCTATTCGCAGGCGCGCCGCGCCGTCGCACAAAAGTTGCGCCTCGGTCACAAGACGAGCGCGGTTTCTCCACCGCCACAGCCATCAGAGACAACCGCACATGCAGATCCCGCCCGCGCGGCAATAGAGACGTCGCCGGCGCCATCAGCTGTGACCGCAAGCCCCAGGGCGCAGCCTCCGCAGACGCCGGCCTCCGCCAGGAAGCCGCGCGCTTCAAAACTGCGCCTGTCCTTCAAGATGGCGGAGCAGGAAAAGCCCAAATCGGCTGGCGAGGAAAGCGGGTCGACCCCGGCATCGACCGATGACAAATCCGCAGTCCCCGGACCAACCAGATCGCCGGTCCGGAGCGCAGGCAGGCGCCCCACGAAGCGCCGGTCGCCGACCAAAACCATGGGTTGA
- a CDS encoding lytic transglycosylase domain-containing protein: protein MRDILAFIAVIFLLPGTTSAQTLDVGRAVQLIEMRNPAQLLVGQDPAILAARAQKSEDLSRPAFQMFLVGQAETQKPPLSQGSTIGDQDMYGQARPTEDGIAALEIPLWMRSGPSGPQFSPGDCSQMAYRPSGFLKADAERRRAAHFGLMREAACQHGIPVGLFDAMIISESRYNPSVVSPKGAFGLTQLMPLTAAELGVNRYDSAENLKGGARYLRAQLDRYGAYHLALAAYNAGPGRIRNGAVPQIGETQRYVARTLANWDRLGRVQDRALINDMEPSRPAPRRMAIVTLF, encoded by the coding sequence ATGCGGGACATTCTGGCATTCATCGCTGTCATCTTTCTTCTCCCTGGCACGACATCTGCGCAAACCCTCGACGTGGGACGCGCGGTCCAGCTGATCGAGATGAGAAATCCGGCGCAGCTTCTTGTGGGGCAGGACCCTGCGATCCTGGCGGCTCGGGCACAGAAGAGCGAAGACCTGTCGCGGCCTGCTTTCCAGATGTTTCTTGTGGGGCAGGCGGAAACGCAAAAGCCGCCACTGTCCCAAGGATCAACGATCGGCGACCAAGACATGTACGGTCAAGCCCGCCCCACGGAGGACGGGATCGCGGCGCTCGAGATCCCCTTGTGGATGAGAAGCGGACCGTCCGGTCCCCAATTCTCGCCGGGCGACTGCTCGCAGATGGCCTATCGTCCATCGGGCTTCCTCAAAGCGGACGCAGAACGGAGGCGGGCGGCCCATTTTGGGCTTATGCGGGAGGCGGCCTGCCAACATGGCATACCGGTGGGACTTTTCGATGCCATGATCATCAGCGAGAGCCGCTATAACCCTTCCGTCGTTTCGCCCAAGGGTGCTTTCGGTTTGACGCAGCTCATGCCGTTGACGGCGGCGGAGCTAGGCGTCAATCGCTATGACAGCGCGGAAAATCTCAAGGGAGGGGCTCGATATCTGCGGGCCCAGCTGGACCGCTACGGCGCCTATCATCTTGCTCTGGCGGCCTATAATGCAGGACCCGGCCGCATCCGCAACGGCGCGGTGCCGCAGATTGGGGAAACCCAACGCTATGTTGCCCGGACGCTCGCCAACTGGGATCGGCTTGGCCGGGTGCAGGATCGTGCCTTGATCAATGACATGGAGCCATCTCGGCCAGCCCCGCGCAGAATGGCGATCGTTACCCTCTTCTGA
- a CDS encoding GNAT family N-acetyltransferase: protein MNPHLCAFSPLSTERLNIRPLAMTDAPAVACLTDDPAITDVVHFLPSPFTVREAEALIASNNDANCFLGVWRQGDLIGVVGIHAHGRDRLEVGYWIGSHFQRQGYAAEAVAGVIAQLQRLHPNRQVTAECRTGNEGSWNLLHKLGFRATGQQGDRPGRELLVFHGR, encoded by the coding sequence ATGAATCCACATCTCTGCGCCTTTTCGCCTCTCAGCACTGAGCGCCTTAACATCCGGCCACTTGCAATGACGGATGCGCCCGCCGTCGCTTGCCTCACGGATGATCCTGCAATAACGGATGTTGTTCATTTCCTTCCCTCACCCTTCACCGTCCGCGAGGCGGAGGCGTTGATCGCCAGCAATAACGATGCGAACTGCTTTCTTGGTGTCTGGAGGCAGGGTGACCTGATCGGGGTTGTGGGGATCCACGCACACGGTCGCGATCGGTTGGAAGTAGGATATTGGATCGGTTCACATTTCCAGCGCCAGGGATATGCGGCCGAAGCCGTGGCAGGCGTCATAGCACAATTGCAGCGTCTGCACCCCAACCGGCAGGTGACGGCGGAATGTAGAACCGGAAACGAGGGTTCCTGGAACCTTCTGCACAAGCTAGGCTTCCGCGCTACAGGACAGCAGGGCGACCGCCCCGGACGCGAGTTGCTAGTGTTCCACGGTCGTTGA
- a CDS encoding DNA-processing protein DprA, with product MQQHTLWNVDDRAEPIAAPFDAVLELGAYEALWSEHNASFKSIAATFRNSPGARPSDLVPENEAREIGRRVLEKIRARTPHRFDVRVHGEWEYPERLRDATDPIELFYFQGNWALAAEPGVAVVGTRKPSEEGRARAAYVAKRLTQDSLTVVSGLAEGIDTAAHQGAIAAGGQTIAVIGTPLGQAYPKANAALQDLIAKDYLLISPIPVERYDAQNFRTNRFFFPERNKVMSALTKATIIVEAGETSGTLVQAKEALRQGRKLLIMKSCFERSDLTWPARFEKEGAIRVDSYDEVRRQLVG from the coding sequence GTGCAGCAGCACACTCTTTGGAACGTTGACGACCGCGCGGAGCCTATTGCCGCGCCGTTCGACGCTGTTCTCGAACTCGGCGCATATGAAGCGCTCTGGTCGGAACACAATGCGAGTTTCAAGAGCATCGCCGCCACATTTCGCAATAGTCCTGGAGCGCGTCCCTCCGACCTGGTCCCTGAGAACGAAGCGCGGGAAATCGGACGGCGCGTGCTGGAGAAGATTCGCGCTCGCACGCCTCACAGATTTGATGTTCGCGTTCATGGCGAATGGGAGTATCCAGAACGGCTCAGAGATGCGACGGACCCAATCGAGTTATTCTATTTTCAAGGCAATTGGGCACTCGCAGCTGAGCCGGGGGTGGCGGTCGTCGGCACTAGAAAGCCATCCGAGGAAGGTCGTGCGCGCGCGGCCTATGTCGCCAAGCGTCTGACGCAGGATAGCCTCACCGTTGTGTCTGGCTTGGCTGAAGGCATTGACACGGCAGCTCATCAGGGGGCGATAGCAGCAGGCGGGCAAACGATCGCCGTGATCGGCACGCCCTTGGGGCAAGCCTATCCCAAAGCGAACGCTGCACTCCAGGATCTGATCGCGAAAGATTATCTGTTAATCAGCCCGATCCCAGTGGAGCGCTACGACGCACAAAACTTCCGAACGAACCGGTTCTTTTTCCCCGAACGCAACAAAGTCATGTCCGCGCTCACCAAAGCTACAATCATCGTGGAGGCCGGTGAGACGTCAGGAACGCTTGTCCAGGCGAAGGAGGCGCTCCGACAAGGGCGGAAGCTTCTTATCATGAAGAGCTGTTTCGAGAGGAGTGATTTGACCTGGCCTGCTCGGTTCGAGAAGGAGGGCGCGATCCGAGTGGATAGTTATGACGAAGTCAGACGACAGCTGGTCGGGTAA